One region of Natronobacterium texcoconense genomic DNA includes:
- a CDS encoding outer membrane protein assembly factor BamB family protein yields the protein MPSRRTLLAACGSAVLAGCSTRYTDPSDDATWSQRGRDDARTATRTDGPDSPLTTAWTYDANAGYGSPDCSPVMVDGTVFLAYTEQRADGEQAAVLDAVDAETGARQWTTTVTTTTAQMQETHSHTDSLAIADDAVLLQTANGLVALERGDTEDAGTERWRFDNVGDGQLGSVAAQPGVGDGVVYTGFHRHGREQSEPEFYAIDLEDGELRWRYEIGDWDEYLVYPPAVDDGVVYAAIGGGGVEAIDAADGTELWRERLPVYSAPTVADGSVFVGTAADESGVAALSAETGERRWTRMDDDAVVPSGTAVADGTVYYAAMDRLVARDAATGDSIWTIDGSDSSDEDHVYRGVPTVAGDTLYVTGTSLFAVDREAGELRERVGDVWTRASPAIADDVVIASLEEGTLEALVECRTELFDRCLR from the coding sequence ATGCCCTCCAGACGCACGCTCCTTGCGGCCTGTGGCAGTGCGGTCCTCGCCGGTTGTTCGACGCGATACACCGACCCGTCGGACGACGCCACCTGGTCCCAGCGCGGCCGCGATGACGCTCGAACCGCGACGCGGACCGACGGCCCCGATTCACCGCTGACGACTGCGTGGACGTACGACGCGAACGCGGGCTACGGCAGCCCGGATTGTTCGCCAGTGATGGTCGACGGCACTGTCTTTCTCGCGTACACCGAACAGCGAGCCGACGGCGAACAGGCCGCCGTCCTCGATGCGGTCGACGCCGAGACGGGAGCACGCCAGTGGACGACGACGGTCACGACCACGACCGCGCAGATGCAGGAAACGCACAGTCACACCGATTCGCTCGCGATCGCCGACGACGCTGTGTTGCTCCAGACCGCAAACGGACTGGTGGCTCTCGAGAGAGGCGACACCGAGGACGCTGGAACCGAGCGTTGGCGGTTCGACAACGTCGGAGACGGCCAACTCGGTTCCGTTGCCGCACAGCCAGGTGTCGGCGACGGGGTCGTCTACACTGGCTTTCATCGTCACGGACGAGAGCAAAGCGAACCGGAGTTCTACGCGATCGACCTCGAGGACGGCGAGCTGCGCTGGCGTTACGAGATCGGCGACTGGGACGAATACCTCGTCTACCCGCCGGCAGTCGACGACGGCGTCGTCTACGCCGCGATAGGTGGCGGCGGAGTCGAGGCGATCGACGCCGCTGACGGGACGGAACTGTGGCGCGAGCGCCTTCCCGTCTACAGTGCTCCGACGGTCGCAGACGGGAGCGTATTTGTCGGAACCGCCGCCGACGAAAGCGGCGTCGCCGCCCTCTCTGCCGAAACGGGGGAACGACGGTGGACGCGAATGGACGACGACGCCGTCGTCCCCAGCGGTACCGCCGTCGCCGACGGGACCGTTTACTACGCCGCGATGGACCGACTCGTCGCTCGAGACGCGGCCACGGGCGATTCGATCTGGACGATCGATGGAAGTGACTCTTCGGACGAGGACCACGTCTACAGGGGTGTGCCGACTGTCGCCGGAGATACGCTCTACGTTACTGGAACCTCGCTGTTCGCCGTCGACCGGGAAGCCGGCGAGTTGCGGGAGCGAGTCGGCGACGTCTGGACGAGGGCGTCGCCCGCGATAGCGGACGACGTGGTTATCGCCTCGCTCGAG